TTGTCGAAGCTGGCAGGCGAGTTTGATTTTGGTGCCGATGCCGTCGACGCTGGCGACCAGCACCGGTTTGCGATAATTTTCCGGCGCGAAACGAAAAAAGCCGCCGAACAAGCCGATTTCACGCAAAACGTTGTCATTGAACGTTTGCCGCGCCAACTCGCCGATTCGCTTTTTGAGGCCCTCGCCTTTTTCACGATCGACGCCGGCGGATTTGTAATCCAATTTAACAGGCAACGCCAGTGCGCCAAATTCGGTTTTCAGCAGATCGAAATATTTTAAGCGGGCTTGTTCAAAGAACGCGATGTGCTCCGGTTGTCGATAATCCGGGTAAGTCCAGTCATTAAAATGGAATTGCTGAAAGCGAAAGCGCAGTTGCACGTCGCCGTAAATGCCGCGGCCGAGATAAATGCGATGGTCGTAATTCTTGGTCGTGGCCAAAACGAGCTTCGAAGCCTCCAGATAGCCGGGATCGATGTTGATTTTGCGCTTGCCGTTTTCGGTGTATCGCGATTCGACCTCCTGCGCGCGCAACTTCCATTCGACTAAAGCGCTCGGATCAATCAACCGGCCGAGCAGCAGAAAAACTTTTTGCAAATTCGCCCCCATTTCTTCGGCATAATAGTCGCTATGATTGAATGGAAAAACCGGGCTTTGCATCAGAATGTCGCCAAATTCCTGCATCACCACCGCGCGCACGTCGTCATACGAAACGCTCGGGCTAAACAGCACGGCCATGAACAGCGCGGCAGGCGATGGTGATTTCGGAGCGCCCATAAATCAATTAAACCGGTTGAGGTTTTTTCTTTTTGCGCGCAACTTTCCTTCGCGAATAACCTTCCCGTATTGCTTTTCGCTCCGGCAACAGTGCTGCATCAATCAGTCTATTGGCTTCGCGGTCAAAAAAAATTTCGTTACAGTTTGGGCATTCCCAGTATTGAACCACCGGCGTCGATCGCAATTCACCAAGAACGTTGAATTGATGGACGCCTTTTTTCTTCCGTATGGAAGGCGATCCACACAAGGGACAATTCCTTGGTTCCATTTTCAGCCTCCAAGTGTTGATCTTTTGGCAGACACAATTATAAAATGTTTCAATTTGCCCCTCCTTGCGAATGACACCTTTCGAGTAAATCAAAATCCCGTCATAAGTAAAGCTTTCAATGATGTACATTCGCTCATCAGAAGTTTTTCGTTGCGGGCTATGCGATTTTTTCGCTCGAATGAGTGAGGCATTTAAGATTGATTCAAGCACATCTTCCTGTGTTAATCCGTCAAGAAGACGTTCTGCATCAGCCTTCAGTGTAAATTTAAAGTGGCCTTGAATGGATCAGGCGTTTGATTTTCCTCAAAGCAAAGTCCATGTCGCTCTGGAAAGATCGGGCGAATCAGTTTAACGCAAAAAAATCAACCCAACAAACAGCGTCAAAACCACGACAAAATGCATCACATAAGCCGGATAAATCGAATCGGCTTTCACGACGAGCCATCCGGCTATTAACCCCCAAAAAAATGACAACACGGCGCCGCCGCTATTTGATGGAAATCCGACGCGATAATGCATCGCGCCGAACACCACGCCCTGCGCGACTACGGCAACCGGCAGCGTAAGATGCGGGCGCGAGAAGGCGACCATCACGCTGCGAAAGATCGTTTCCTCCATCACAGTGCTGAATAACGCGTAACCGATCCCAACCACAATCAGCACATCAACCGGCCAGTTTGTTGGAACCGGATTGGCGCCGAAGCTTTGCAGATTTTTTGGCAATAAGGCAAAAAGCGCCAAAACCACTGCGGCAAACCCCAAGCCGAGGAAAAAGGCGCGGCCCGTCCATTGCCGGGTTTGTCCGGGACCGAAAAAAAGCCCCTTCCAGCTTTCCCCGCTCAGAAAGAAGAGACCGATCAAGCCGGTCAAGACAAAAATATTCGAATAAGGATAGGCGATACCAAGCTCGTTGATGATGAACATCAACAGGCAAAAGACAAAAACGACGCGGGCCAAACCCATTGCCGCTCGCCAACTCGGCAAAATGATGCCGAACAAAGTGAGAACGCCAAGGCCAATCGTCGCCCACAGCGGTTGTCCGAAAATAAAATAGGCCGCCACAGCCACCGCCGGGCCGGCAAGCGCAAGCAGATTTTTCATATTGAGGCCAAAGAGAAAGAACTTTTTGATGAAACAATTTATAAGGAGCAATTAAAAAAATATTCAACCCGGCGAATAAAAGCAAGGAAAAAATCCGGATTGATATAATTAATCTTCAACAAGTAAAATGTGTGCAAAAAAAAGCAAAGACTTTTGACTGACAGAATCAGAACTCTCACAGAAAAAAAATCACTTCGGTGAGAGTTCGAGTTCTGTGAGCGAGTAAATCTTTTTGGTTGCGGCTTGTCCGCGTTGGGTTAAATTACAGGACCTCCCAACCGTTACCATGATGATGAAACGAGAATATTTGAGGGTGCAGAATCTCCGCCAAAATCTCCAAAGATTCCACCAAGCGCGGGCCGGGGCGGTTGAAATACTGGTTGCCGTCGGCGAGAAAGACACGGCGGTTACGCACGGCTTGCAAATGCGGCCATTCCGGCTTCTGCACCAACGCGGGCATCTCCTGTCGTGTGCGGGGAATATCGAAACCGCAAGGAAGAACGACAATAATGTCCGGGTCTTTTTCGCAGAGCTGCTCCCA
This genomic stretch from candidate division KSB1 bacterium harbors:
- a CDS encoding YgiT-type zinc finger protein, translating into MLESILNASLIRAKKSHSPQRKTSDERMYIIESFTYDGILIYSKGVIRKEGQIETFYNCVCQKINTWRLKMEPRNCPLCGSPSIRKKKGVHQFNVLGELRSTPVVQYWECPNCNEIFFDREANRLIDAALLPERKAIREGYSRRKVARKKKKPQPV
- the purM gene encoding phosphoribosylformylglycinamidine cyclo-ligase; its protein translation is MGAPKSPSPAALFMAVLFSPSVSYDDVRAVVMQEFGDILMQSPVFPFNHSDYYAEEMGANLQKVFLLLGRLIDPSALVEWKLRAQEVESRYTENGKRKINIDPGYLEASKLVLATTKNYDHRIYLGRGIYGDVQLRFRFQQFHFNDWTYPDYRQPEHIAFFEQARLKYFDLLKTEFGALALPVKLDYKSAGVDREKGEGLKKRIGELARQTFNDNVLREIGLFGGFFRFAPENYRKPVLVASVDGIGTKIKLACQLRQYRGLGADIVHHCLNDIMVGGAQPLFFLDYLAFGKLESGVVLELMEGMSAACREAGCALIGGETAEMPDIYQPGEFDLAGTIVGIVEEEKILDGRRIQSGDVLVGIASNGLHTNGYSLVRKIISSRHLHLDHDQNELGETLGAALLKSHRSYQKPIRLATEFSELHGISHITGGGIEGNTARLLRNGLHLQVDWRAWERPPLFRLLQKYGQIEEVEMRHVFNLGIGLIFVIAPASVDELRRRLSEIGEASWVIGEIV
- a CDS encoding CPBP family intramembrane metalloprotease, which translates into the protein MKNLLALAGPAVAVAAYFIFGQPLWATIGLGVLTLFGIILPSWRAAMGLARVVFVFCLLMFIINELGIAYPYSNIFVLTGLIGLFFLSGESWKGLFFGPGQTRQWTGRAFFLGLGFAAVVLALFALLPKNLQSFGANPVPTNWPVDVLIVVGIGYALFSTVMEETIFRSVMVAFSRPHLTLPVAVVAQGVVFGAMHYRVGFPSNSGGAVLSFFWGLIAGWLVVKADSIYPAYVMHFVVVLTLFVGLIFLR